Genomic DNA from Corynebacterium kroppenstedtii:
GCTCCAATCCGGACGGCTACAAACCCTGGGTGATGCTCCGACCAGACCACATCGACTACGCCACCTCGGATGTCACCATCACCCGCTCAAAGTACGCTGACGTCACCGTTGGTGGGAAAAGCCCAGGTGCGATTAACCAACTTTTGAAACGGGCAACAGCCTCATTTGTAGGCGGCGCTATTGCAGGAGCGAAAACGGCGTGGCCTGGGCACGATAAGCAGCTAGACGATATGCAATCCAAGCTGGAGAAAGCCAGTGAGAAGCTCACGGAGGATAAGCTTCTCGCGTTTACCCACCATCAGGCGACCCGCCGAGCACATTATCTAGGCCCGTACCGGCGTCGCGAACTCGTCGCCTCGGGTGAGGGGTTCACTGTAGAAGGTGAACAACAGGCGTTTGAGGCGCTTGCTAAGGGCAAGGGTGGGCTCTCGGCAGCGTTTAAGATCGCCGACGGATGCCCATACTCTCTCGGCTATGAGGTGAATGTGGGTGACCAAATTGGTGTCGAATGGCGAGAAATGGTGCTATCCACATGGATTGATGAAGCCACAATCACCTGTGAAGATGGCCACCCGCCGGAGATAGAACTAGCCGTTGGTGAAGCAAAAGCTCGCCGATCTGCTCTACAACAACTCAACGATAACCAAAAGCACATATCGTCGGTCACAAAGCGACTAAAGACCCTCATCGGCTAGAATATAAGTTCGAACGAGTAGACTTCATGTTGTATAAAACAAGGGGGTGGAGCACATGGGGGTGTGCCTAAGCGAAGATACGCCCGCGGGGGCATGGGTTGTAGGAAGACCCATGCTAAATGCGGTTAATGAGGCGCACGCATTGTTTTTCGGCCAAGACGACTACACCACAGGACGATCAGCGATGGAAGCGCTGATCCCCACACTACACACGTGGCTACCGAACCTAAGTTCGATCAACAAGTAGAAAAGAGGTAACTATGCCACTGTACGGACTCGATGTCTCTGAACATCAAAACGGAATGTACCTACACCGCGCACAAGCCGAAGGATACGACTTCGTCATCATCCGACTATGCGACGGCACCTACCGAGATAAAGTCTTCGGCTCCCATCTTCAAGACGCGGAAAGCGCAGGACTGATCACGTCAGCATACTGGTATCTTCGCGCCCCCTCAGAGGGAAGCACCATCGCCCAACAAGTCGACGTCATCGACCAACAAATGGGAGGCCGGCGCGACCTCGGCGTATGGATCGACGTTGAGTCCGTCAGCAGAAATCACCAACTCCTCCTCACTGGCGACGATGTGTGGGCCGCGAAACGTGAACTCGAATCACGCGGCTACCACGTGCCCGGCATCTACTCGGGTGCCTGGTACTGGGAAAACATGCCCGGCGGTGAACCATCCATGGATGGGCTCGGGGCACTCTGGGTATCCAACTACGGATCCAACGGCTACGGCACTGCCGCCCAACTCTACCCCGGCGACACCGACCGCCGATGGAACTACCCACTCGGCAACCACGCCCCCGACATCCTCCAATACGGCTCCAACTGCTATGCCGCCGGCTACCCCGGTGTTGTCGACGTCAACGCCTACCGCGGAAGCCACGACGAACTCCGGCACCTGTTCACCGGCAACTAACCAACCCCACCCCCTAGCGCAGCCATCACAATCCTGACCGCACACCACGTAGAGGATCACACCATGGCTAAGCACGACATCCCACACATCAACAACATTCATCCTGGCGAGTTTCACCTCGACCGAGGCATCACCCACTCCCCCTGGTACCTCCGGCAAGTCGTCTACACCACTGCAGGGATCATCGGGCTAGCCGTCACCGCCCTCGGTATTGCCACACCAGGACAAGTCGACGACTGGTTCCAAACCGCCGCCGGCATCGCCGCAGCTGTCAGCGGCGCACTCGCAGCCGTCTCCACTGGAGAGTACTCCGACTACCGGCCGACAGGACGCCCGAAAGACGCAGAAACCCAACCCGGCGACAACAACACACTCCACGCCCCACAAACACCCCCATCACCGCCTGTCACCTACACCCCCACCACGCCCACCAACGACGCCTACCAGCCACCATGCCCCACTATCACACCCCAAGGCGGAACACCCGGCCATCCCACACCAGCCCCCGAACACTAACCCCGGCCACACATCCGAAAAAACACCAACTAACCGCACAGGGGGCACTATGCACGGGCCACTCACCACCCTCCTCATCACAGGAGTCTCCAGCGCCATCGCAGGGCTTGCCTCATGGTTCGCCGCCATCACCAACGCCCATGGCAAAGAAAAAGTCGCCAAAGAACAAACGCGCTACCCCGAATGGAAAGCGTTCGTCGACGCAATCCAAAAGGAAACCGAACGCACCAAAAATGAACTCACCGGAAGGATCAACAACCTACAAACCCAAGTCGACACCCTCCGTGAACGAGTCAACACTCTTAGCAACAAATACGATGCTGCCCTCGGTCACATAGCCGAATGGCGTCACGCTCACCCCGACGAAGTTCCCGACAGGCCAGCCCCCGCCGCCATCAAACACGACCTATGAACACACACAACCCGAACAAACCTGAAACTCCCCGGCATCTCCGCACACGCATACGGCAGCGAGACCACTACACCTGCCAACTCTGCGGAGCGCCAGGACGGGAAGTTGACCACATCATTCCCACCAGCCAAGGCGGCACCCACCACCCGACTAACCTGCGAGTTCTCTGCCGCACCTGCCACACCCGCAAAACAACCCGGGAAACACGCATAGGAAAGACGCAGAAAACACAACGCCTCCACCTCCCACCTGAACCTCATCCCGGCATCACCTAATTCCGACCCACCCCGAGAGTCCACCCCCAGAGGTTTACTTTTTGCTCAGAATCACTAACGCTTGGTAGGTCGATTAAGTACTTAAGGATAAAGTAGGCACAATGAAAACAATAAAAATGATCACCGCCACCTCCATCCTCGCCCTCACACCAGCGTCACTACTTCCCCTCCCCACACACCCAGCACACGCCGACACCATCAACGCCGGCGACAAATACGTCGCCCTCGGAGACTCCTACGCCTCCACCGGCACCCTCGCCCAACAAGTCCCCGGCACCCACCCCGCCTGCGTCCAAGACCAAGACAACTACCCCCACCAACTCGCCCAAAAACTCAACCTCAACCTCGACGACGCCTCCTGCGCCTGGGCACTCACCTACCAATACGACCAACCACAAAACCACGCCCTACCAGGCACCGCACCCACCCCACAAAAAGAACACCTCACCAACGACACCAAACTCATCACCATCAGCCTCGGCGGCAACGATGCCGGACTAGCCGACGTATTCGCACAATGCGCCCCCCACATCCACATACCCGGACTACCCGACTGCAAAGACACAGCAGAACCGACAGCCACCGCACAAATCAACAACCCCGACCCAGAAGGCCGAACCCTCCACCAACGCCTCGTCGACATCGCCAACAACGCTCAACAACGCTCACCACACGCAAAAATCGTATTCACCGGCTACTACACCGCAGCAATGAAAGACTACCAATGCATAGATGATGGCTTCCTTTCCGAAAACGACCGCGCATTCCTCGAACAATACGTCACGAACATCAACAACGTCGTCAAATCCGCCGCCCAAGACACCAACGCCACCTACGTCACCCCACCTAACCAACCCGACGGATGGTGCAGCCCAACTAACGAACGCAACTCAAGCTACTTCGGAATCCCCGAAGGCAGCCTCATCGCCCACCCCACACACACCGGACAACAACGCATGGCACAAACCATCGCCAACCAGCTCTAACACAACCCCAGGGGACCACCCCCTACCCCCACCACCACACAACCCCCGGGCGACTAAGGCGTTAGTGGTGTGTACGGGTCTTGGGGGTGGGCTGCAGATTTGTTTTATTGTTGGTTTTTATGGGTAGAGGTATAGTAACAGGACACCCCCTTTCCTCGGGGTGTGATGAGAGAGGGGCCCCTGTGGGCGGCCGGGCGAGGCGCCTGCAGGGGTCTTTTCTGTTTTCGTGGTGCGGATGATGGCAGCGATGTCGCTGGTAGGTTAGCGTTCGTTGACCATGAGTTGGGCTACGTTGAGGTGATGTCTAGGGGTTAAGGCTGTGTTGGTGTGGTTTACGATATCTTTCTTGGTTCGCAATGGAGAAGCGGGACCAGCCCAGGTGCGGTTGGTCCCTATGGGTGGATGGTTGGTTAGGTAGCTTAGACCGTGGTGTGGCTGGTCACTTCGGCCAACGCATCAGGATCAGTTTATTCTTCTATTGTACTATCCACGCGCAGCTCGGCGTAGCGGCTTTCTGGGATGGATGCGTCGAATGGGGCTCCTACTTCGTGCCAGGTCAGGTCTTCCCCGCATGTCACATTCTGGTTTGTGGTGTCCAGGATGAGGAATCCCCAGACCAGCCGGCCTTGTTTGCCAGCGGGAAGGTTGTACGGGCCTACGACTTGTTTCAGGGCCCAGTGCTCCGTGTATACGTAGTTGAAACCGAAGGTGTTGGTCATCAACTTCGGCAGTTCAGCTTTCTCTTTTATTTGGACACTGGTTTCAACCGTCTGTGTGCGAACATCCTTGATGTGTTGTTTTACGGGGACAGGATGATTGTTGTGGTTGGCGACGCTGGCGGCATCGGTCTGTTTAAACCAGCGGCGTTTAGCAATGGGATAGATCCCATTGCTGTTCGGTGTAGCGCATGACGTTCCTGGTTTGAAGTCATCGTTCCAGCGCTGTGGCAGTTCGAAATCCCCGGCGAATGTTCCGGGTGAGGATTTCTCCGTAGCGGTGGAGATGCCTGGTGTTGTCAGGCCGATTGCGAGTGTGCACAGTGTTACAGCAATTTTTCGACGGTAACGCATATGGGTTAGCCTTCGATCTTGTCATTGTCGCGTGTGCTGATGGCCACGTGACGTTCCTTCGGTAAGCTAGCGGTGAAGTTTCCACCGTTTGCCTTCCATGTGTGGTCTGCGCCGCAAATAGTCTTCTGTCCTTCGAAGTCAGAAACAATCCAGCCAGCACGAAGGACGGCAGTTTTGCCGGGGGCGATATTGTATGGTCCCACGGTTTCGCCAACCTCGTAGGTTTGCGTGTCGGTGTAGCTGGTGGAGAAGGTCATGTGGATTAAATCCAAGATGGGGAAGTCAACGCCAGCAGACACATTCCAGGTTTTGGTCTTGGTTTCTGTGATTTGGCGTGTGACGGGTAGCGGTTCGTCATTGTAGTTGGATATTGTCCAGGTTCCGGCGGACCCGTCAAAATAGCTACGTTTGATAGCGATGGTTTGTCCGGTATCGCCTGGGTTAGTGCAATGATCTCCGATGGTCGTCGGATTTGCTGTTCCTTGGTCACGGGGTGGCAGTGCGTGTGCGGCTGGTGCAACGAAAAGTGAGGCTGCTGCTGCGGTTCCTGCTGCTGCTGTTGTAATGGTGCGGATGATGTTTTTCATGGTGTCTCCTGTCATGGGTGTGATTAGTTAGATGATTGGGTGGGTACGGGCAATGTACGCCACTGGTCTGGTGTGATGTCTTCAGTTCTGGTTGATCCGTCCTTGGATGTGATTTTTGCCTGTGCCCAGAATCCACTGGGTGCTGACGCCTGAGGATAGTGGGAGAGCAAGGAGTATTTTCCGTCTTTTCCGCAATGGATTTCTTGGTAATTCACTCGCGTCATGGTCGTTCCGTATTCCACGCGGACTTTTTCACCGGGGGCTAGGTGAACGGGTTTTAGAGGAGTGCCCACTGGCATGTATGCGCGCTCAATCACTCCGATAGATTCCAACCAACCGTTGGGCAGGTGGTTTCTTACGTTTTTCCAGTTAGAGTAGCCGTTGTATTCTGCGCCAACCACGTAGTCTGTCTGTGGTGTGTACGTGTACTCGGAATCTGACCAATTCAGGAAGTCGTTTGAATAGCCTGGTTTTGCAAAATCTGGTTTTGTTGCTGTGATGTGATAGGGGTACCAGGTTTTGTCTCTGTTGTTGCATGTTTGACCTAGCGTAGGCCAGGACGAATCATGCTGTGGTTCCTGTGTGGGTTCGATAATTTCGTCGCGCTTGGGGTCTGCAACTTTTTCCAGGCTCGGCCCTGAGTGGCTGTTGTAGGTGTTTCCACTGGGCTTACTGTTTGCCCCTGGGTTGCGGGTTGGAATATCCATCGCAAGGTCTGAGACGGTGCCATCAGCTTTGATGATGTACGCGTATGCGTAGCGTTCGGCGGGGCCGGTACCGCGAATAACGTTGGCGCCTTCGGCATTGGTAAGGACGCCGTCTTGGCAGGTGACGTACATAGCGATGAAGTCTTTTTCGACGACGCCGTATTCAATGCGGACGGATTCTCCCGGTCCTAGGTTGATGGGCCCGAAGGTTTCGTTGTCTAGCCACCCGTTGGATTCCTTTAATCCAATGTCGGATTTGGCGGTAGTGTTCCACCCGGAGGGGAGAGAGGCCTTGGAATTCGCGTCAATCTTGTGATTAGTTCCTGTTTCGATTGAGGCGGTGTAAGGAACTGTTTTGTCTGTTTTGTTGGTGAATTGGATGTTTCCATCACCGAGGTAGCGACGACCGGTTTCCCCATAGTGCCATTCAGGGTAGTGATCAGTGTGTGCTGATTCCGGAGTACAACTCTTGTACAGGTTTGTGATTGGGTAGCCTTGAGGCATATCTGGGATGGCCTGTGCGACGGGTGTACCGACTGTAGCCAGTGGGGCTGCGATGAGTAGTGCAGCTCCCAGCATCCGGGCACTTATGCTGGATATAGACATGAATGCTTTCCTGCTGGTTCATTTGTGAGGGGCGCTCCTTGATGGGGAGCTCAATGGGATCAGAATGCGATGATGCTTGCTCGATCCTTTAATAAGGATATAGCAATTCTTAAACATTACAACCGGAGCAGCCTCATGACAGGAACTATGGTTCAAGGTGCTGGTGGTGGTGTTGTACGGTGCTGGTGTGATTGGCGTGCCCTGGTTTTGTTCCGTTTGAGTAGATGGGAGATTTGGAACATGCTGAGGAAATTTGATCAGGATGTGATGGGCGGCGTCGTTCGTTGAGTTGAGCATCGCATCCTGTCGGAGAGTCTTTCGGTGTGAGCTGTATGTCAGGCCATTGCGGTGTGTTCTTTCTATAGGTCGTTGTCGGGGCGGTCGCCGCGGATCAAGGCGACGAGGTCGTTGAGGGTCATCAACACGTATTGGGCGCCGGGGTTGGTGGTGCCACGTCGTTTAGCGACGACTATTCCCACCACGGCGTCATCGTTTTAACTTCGGTAAATCGATATTTGCATAGTTCTTAGTCGGGTATGACGGGTAGTTGAACCACTTCTACCCCTGCCTGATTAACGACCGAATTAATTACCTCCTGTTGCGCATTGGCTCTTCGTAGCAGGAACGGTGATGACGTCTCGGTTGCTGGGAGCGACTGGTTGATTACCCATGCCCACGGCTCGATACCTGCTCGCGATAGGTCGGCTGCGAGCGACTGTGCCTCGAGCATTGGCGTGGTTTCTGGCAGTGTTACGAGGATTGGCCGGGTCACTTCCGTATTTTGCAGGTGTTGGAGCGTGGTCGCAGAATCGTCACGTCCGGATTGACGCATGAGTTCGCGGTGGTAGGACCCAGTGGCGTCCAGTAACAGCAGGGTGTGCCCAGTGGGGGCGGTGTCGAGGACAACCCACTGGTTTTCGGCCGTTGATACGACTTCAGAAAATGCGTTGAAAACGGCCACTTCTTCTGTGCACGGGGAGCGCAGGTCTTCCTCCAACTGTGCGTACCCGTCGGCATCGAGAGAAGCGCCTTTGCTGGCGAGTACTTCTTCTCGGTAGCTAGCCGTCACCGCGTCAGGATCGATAGATGACACCGTCAAACCTTTGACGCTGTCTTCGAGGGAACCATCGAGGTGATTCGCAGGGTCCGTGGTGGACAGATGTACCGGCTTGCCGCGCTTAGCGAGCTCCAATGCCAGCATTTGCGCCACGGTGGTTTTGCCAACCCCACCTTTGCCCATGCACAAGACGAGTTTCGGTTTCCCCTGTGCTAGCTCATCCACCAGATTGGATAAATCAACGTGCGAATTTGAAACGGACCGCGTCAAGCCCGGCTCTAGGGCGGGACCCGCGTTCGAACTTTCATTACCGTCAGGCTCGCCCAGGTGTAATAGGCCGTCTACCCCCATCACCGGGTTAGCCTTCAACTCGAGCCGTACCGTTGGAATACTATTGATCGCGCTCAGCTCAGGATTTGTGGCAAGGCCATCAAGTAATGCCTGCTCCCTGGCATAAATTGACTCCGACAGCTGATCAGTAGCGGCGCTTACTGGCAGGATGCCGTTGATCACCAACAGTGCCGGTTTGATTCCCATCTCAAGTAGTTCACCGGTGGAACGGTTAGCTTCCTGCAGAGTCGAGATTTGAGCTCTGGCCACCAGAACCAGTGAAGTTTGTGCCGGGTCAGACAGAGCGGCGACCGCCTCGTGATAGGTTTGCCGATTCTTCTCCAGCCCCGACATCGGCCCCAAACACGAGGCATCGCCCGCGCCTTTATCAATGAAACTTGACCAATCGCCAGGCAAGGACAGTAACCGCAGAGTGTGTCCGGTCGGAGCGGTATCGAAAATGATGTGGTCATAGCGGCTAGTAATGTCTTCGTTAGTTAGATAATCGACGAATCGATTAAAGCTAGCGACTTCAACGGTGCAGGAACCGGACAAGGTTTCTTCGGTTGTTGCTAGCACCTCGGGTGGCAGCAAGCCACGAACCGGACCCAGGATAGATTCGCGATACCGCTCCGCTTCTGCTTCCGGGTCAATCTCTACCGCATCAAAGCTGCTAGCGCCGGGCACAAGGTCGGTTAGCTCTGCTCCGCCCGATCCGATCTCACGGCCGAATACCTGCCCAATGTTCGAGGCTGGATCAGTTGACACTAGCAGCACTCGTTTACCTTCACCTGCCGCACGGGTGGCTAGAGAGCAAGCAACCGTGGTCTTTCCGACTCCACCTTTACCAGTGAAAAACGCAAACTTGGTGCTCAGTTCAGGAAGGGGCATTAGCAGCACCCACTTTCGCCACAGCAGCCAGAATCAACGACGGGCAAAGTGGTCTTTTCCTCCGGGGATACCCCGGCGAATTGACGGAGCTGATCAACTTGTGGGTAAGAACCAGTAGCAACGATAGTGCCATCGACCACAGTAACTGGCAGGCCGTCTGTACCCGCCACCTCGACATATGCGCGAACTGGCTCGCACGTCGCAAAATCAGTAGGGGCAGACGCCAGATTATGCCTGGTCACGGTAATGCCCTCCTTTTCCAGAGTGGTCAGCGCCGCATTGAAATCAACGAGAGCTTGGTCTACGTCGGTTCCGCAGAGCCCGGAAGAACAGCACAGGGCCGGTTCATAGACATCGATTTGACGCACAATTAACTCCTTACATTTCGATGGTTGTCGTACTGACTCGAACTCTATCACGTTTCGATGTTTATCGAAACATGATAGGGTTCTTGCATGACCAGCCAACATGCTCCGAATTGCTGCCCCGCACCTGCAGTTGCCGACGAAGGACGGTGTCGGGACGCGGCGAGTATTTTTGCGGCACTTAGTGATGTCACGCGGCTGCAAGTGGCTCTGTTCATATACCGCTGTTCACCGAACCCGGTGTGCGCATGTTCATTTCCCGAGGTTTTTAATATCAGCCGGTCAACCATTTCGCACCATCTCACCAAGCTGGTAAATGCTGGCATATTAGGCCGTGAACAGCAGGGTAAGTGGGCCTACTATTCGATCGCCTCGGAATTTGATACTCAATTCCTTGACGTTGTCGCTAAACACGTGCCTCAACAAACCACACGCCGAAAGGAAGCCGCCGTGACCAAAATCCTTTTCGCCTGCAGACAAAACGCTGGTCGCTCACAAATGGCAGCTGCCATTGCGCAAGAACTAGCAACATCTGACGTGACCATCATGAGCGCAGGCACCGAACCGGCCGAGGAAGTACACCCCGAGGTACGCGACGCCCTCGCCGAAATTGCGTTAGAGCCGTTTGCGCAGCCAGAAAAACTGGATCCGGCGAAAGTGAAGATGGCCGATTGGGTGATCAGGATGGGATGTGGCGAATCATGCCCAATTTTCCCCGGAACCCACTATGAAGACTGGGAGGTCGCTGATCCGTCGGGGGAACCCACAGAGGTCGTACGCGAAATCCGCGACGATATTACCAAGCGCGTAAAAGAGTTGTTGAGCCGAATTTCTTAAGGAAAATCTGCGCACCCGTAAGGGTATTTGCACACACCCACCCCGACCGGAACGGGGAAAACATGCATAGTCTGCGCCATCGGCGTTGTCGCATTTGGCCGTAGATGCACGTAAACCCCCTCGGCGGGGCCAGGGGGTTACGGCGATGTGGAGTCGCTTACGAAACGATCTCTACAAGGCAGATTGTAGAGTGGTCAGTGGGGCGGGTCAACCATTATCCACCGCTCATATGGTTTCCTTGCTTGCTAGTTTTTGGTGGTTTTCCATCCGTGTGGGATTGGTGGAGTTCCCTGGTGGTTCTCCGATTGATCGTGATGTTCGTTGCCGTTTCCTTGGCAGGGTCTATGCTCATTGCCCCTGTTAGATATGGCAAAACCCCACTTCCTTTGTTTTCGGAGGTGGGGTTAGGTGTTGCTCATGGCTGAGCAGGAGCACGGACTCAGACAAAGTTGGCTAGGCAGAGAGAAAATAACGGGAGTGCGATTTTTCTAACTGCTCGCGGCTCTGGCTGGCTACTGTCACGATTTCAAGATCCTCGTCGGAGTTTTTTTGGTCTCGTCGCAGTCGTTCCTCTACTGCCTCGATCAGGGAGGCAAACCTCTCAACCTTTACGTTGCCACGTTTGCGGTGGTATTCGATGAGAAAACCTGGCATTAGCTAACCTTTCTGCTCATCTGGTGAGGGTAGCGACGATTCGAGATTGTTTCGAGTCTCTCTAAGGGCCTTAAGTATATCACCGATGATGGCATACACTTGCTCTATTTTTCGGTTGTTTTCTGTCACTGGTGGGGCTATAGCACCCGGTTTGTTGTCTTTTCGGTGACGGCTACGGACCTCTTGTTGAGACAACTCGACGTGGCAGATCCTATCCGACACGTTGTGGAGGGTATAAACGATTTCCCGCTCTCTTTTGTCAAGGCACTCACACCCTCCTTGGTACCGGATTGCTCTGCCGAAGATGTCGGCTGCGGTTTCGTAGGCGTTTGCCCAAATGGCCTGGAGTGGTGTGCGAATCTGGATTTCTGCTTTGCCTGCGGGGAAATCTACGTGGATGTGGACCGCTCGGTAGCCATTGTGGGGCTCGGAGCGCATATCAAGGATCCTGGTCTTTTTCGCTCCAGATACTTTCATAGCTCCTTCGAGCCGTCGGGCAACTGTGTCTTGCATCTCGAGGGTGCCGTCGAAGTCTATACGTAGCCCAGCTATGTCCTGGATCCGGTCAATGGGGGTGGTATCCATCCTCCTTAGTTTTTCGATTAGCGTCTGATACGTTTTCAACCTGCTCGAGTATCGGTAGCGGTTGGAGTTGGGTTCGACTTCTTCATTACCCCTCGCTTCAACGAGGATGGATGATACTAATTCATCTTTGATGATGGGTTCTATTGCTTTGATCAGTCTCGTTTGTTGGAGCATGAATTGGGCGAATAGCTTTTTGTCGTAGTTCCTTCCTTCTCGGAGCGCTTTCCTCATCTTGTGTATTTCATTGTTTGACCAGGATGGCTTGTCTTTTAGGAAGCTCAAGGTTTTATATCTCTCGGTTGTGACTTCACTTGTTTTATTGTGGATTTTATTTTCTTAGAGATAGTCGTGGTTTTCCACCCGCGTGGGGTTTCGTGGGCTGACCTCCTGTTATTCGTAACTCCCGTACTGTATCAAGCACTTGATCGAGACGATGAGCACACTCTGTACTGACGTGGCATGATTGTGTAATTTCACGCGCTCGGGGTGCTGTTGCGGGGCTGAGCAATTCAATCCCTACTGCGACGTTGTACTCATCTAAGTCAACCAGGACAGTCTCGCTCAGTTCCTTCGTTCGGGCTACAGGGGCGTCATTGAGTTCAATATAGGCAGCGCCGGCTAAGGCGTCGATGGTTACCTTCATTATCGATCTTCTCCTACTACCGCTGTGGTGATAACTAAGACGTCTTGCTCTCTTTTGGCATCCTCCCTGCCTTAAAGGGCGGGGATTCCTACTGCCCCGGTTTCCCGGTGGCTTCGGTAGAGCTTGGGTAGTGGGTGCAGGTGACTTTTCCGGTTGGCCGGTGGTAGTCAATCAGGTAAGAGTTCATGTCTAACCTTCTGTGTTTTTCCATTCGTGTCGGTTGCTATGGATATATAAGAGGCCCCTTGCGGTGGGCGGGCTAGATTAATTGTTTTAAAAAGACTTTTGGTCTTGCCGCAACCAGTGATATGATGACGGTACGACGAGCCGGTTACCGGAGCGTTGTCGCCTGGAGCCGCGATAGGCTCCAGAGCTTTCTTAAAAGAACTGGTAGTTCGAGAATGATGGCTTCTGTCGGCGCATCGTTTCAAGAATCGTGGGGGTTGTTCCAAAGCCGTCCTTGAGCCAGCGGGCCAACGCAGTTGCCGTCACATGCTGCACTCCTCCCTGCCGTAGAGCACCGACTGCGGAGAGCATATGTCCGCCCGATGCCCACGTGTCATCAATGAGAAGTATTCGTTGGCCAGTCAGCTGATGGCAGCAATTAAAGTTTTCTGGTCGGATACTCCTTTTCCATTGTTCTTCCATGCCGTTTAGGTCGGAGGGCTGTAGGGCATCAGTCAGTGGTGGTGCGTCTTGGATTTTTTCCAATGCTCTCTTCAGCACTATTTGTAGTGGGTGGGGGCCTGTCCGACTACTCAGTGAGGGAACATAAGTGACGGCATCGAATTGGTCACGTTCGAGAGCGCGGATTATGCCTAGGTAAGCAAGACACGTGACAATCTGCTTGGCCATATCGAACGATCCCGGCATGGTTGCTGTCGCGGACTTTTTGTAGTCTCTCATCACGCGGCCTGATTGCTTCATGTTCACTGCGTAGATGCCGAAGCCGAGCCGGTCGGGGCGACTGGCTTTCATGTTCCGCTGGTCGCAGGTGAAACAGGTGGGAAAAGAGGCGTTTGTTTTGCTACCGCGACAGTAGACGCATGCGTCTTTAGTCGCTGTGGCTGGGTAGATATAGGC
This window encodes:
- a CDS encoding GTP pyrophosphokinase, producing the protein MRKALREGRNYDKKLFAQFMLQQTRLIKAIEPIIKDELVSSILVEARGNEEVEPNSNRYRYSSRLKTYQTLIEKLRRMDTTPIDRIQDIAGLRIDFDGTLEMQDTVARRLEGAMKVSGAKKTRILDMRSEPHNGYRAVHIHVDFPAGKAEIQIRTPLQAIWANAYETAADIFGRAIRYQGGCECLDKREREIVYTLHNVSDRICHVELSQQEVRSRHRKDNKPGAIAPPVTENNRKIEQVYAIIGDILKALRETRNNLESSLPSPDEQKG
- a CDS encoding metalloregulator ArsR/SmtB family transcription factor, whose translation is MTSQHAPNCCPAPAVADEGRCRDAASIFAALSDVTRLQVALFIYRCSPNPVCACSFPEVFNISRSTISHHLTKLVNAGILGREQQGKWAYYSIASEFDTQFLDVVAKHVPQQTTRRKEAAVTKILFACRQNAGRSQMAAAIAQELATSDVTIMSAGTEPAEEVHPEVRDALAEIALEPFAQPEKLDPAKVKMADWVIRMGCGESCPIFPGTHYEDWEVADPSGEPTEVVREIRDDITKRVKELLSRIS
- a CDS encoding DUF2283 domain-containing protein, giving the protein MKVTIDALAGAAYIELNDAPVARTKELSETVLVDLDEYNVAVGIELLSPATAPRAREITQSCHVSTECAHRLDQVLDTVRELRITGGQPTKPHAGGKPRLSLRK
- a CDS encoding phosphoribosyltransferase; translated protein: MKASRPDRLGFGIYAVNMKQSGRVMRDYKKSATATMPGSFDMAKQIVTCLAYLGIIRALERDQFDAVTYVPSLSSRTGPHPLQIVLKRALEKIQDAPPLTDALQPSDLNGMEEQWKRSIRPENFNCCHQLTGQRILLIDDTWASGGHMLSAVGALRQGGVQHVTATALARWLKDGFGTTPTILETMRRQKPSFSNYQFF
- a CDS encoding HNH endonuclease; the encoded protein is MNTHNPNKPETPRHLRTRIRQRDHYTCQLCGAPGREVDHIIPTSQGGTHHPTNLRVLCRTCHTRKTTRETRIGKTQKTQRLHLPPEPHPGIT
- the arsA gene encoding arsenical pump-driving ATPase, which produces MPLPELSTKFAFFTGKGGVGKTTVACSLATRAAGEGKRVLLVSTDPASNIGQVFGREIGSGGAELTDLVPGASSFDAVEIDPEAEAERYRESILGPVRGLLPPEVLATTEETLSGSCTVEVASFNRFVDYLTNEDITSRYDHIIFDTAPTGHTLRLLSLPGDWSSFIDKGAGDASCLGPMSGLEKNRQTYHEAVAALSDPAQTSLVLVARAQISTLQEANRSTGELLEMGIKPALLVINGILPVSAATDQLSESIYAREQALLDGLATNPELSAINSIPTVRLELKANPVMGVDGLLHLGEPDGNESSNAGPALEPGLTRSVSNSHVDLSNLVDELAQGKPKLVLCMGKGGVGKTTVAQMLALELAKRGKPVHLSTTDPANHLDGSLEDSVKGLTVSSIDPDAVTASYREEVLASKGASLDADGYAQLEEDLRSPCTEEVAVFNAFSEVVSTAENQWVVLDTAPTGHTLLLLDATGSYHRELMRQSGRDDSATTLQHLQNTEVTRPILVTLPETTPMLEAQSLAADLSRAGIEPWAWVINQSLPATETSSPFLLRRANAQQEVINSVVNQAGVEVVQLPVIPD
- a CDS encoding SGNH/GDSL hydrolase family protein; protein product: MKTIKMITATSILALTPASLLPLPTHPAHADTINAGDKYVALGDSYASTGTLAQQVPGTHPACVQDQDNYPHQLAQKLNLNLDDASCAWALTYQYDQPQNHALPGTAPTPQKEHLTNDTKLITISLGGNDAGLADVFAQCAPHIHIPGLPDCKDTAEPTATAQINNPDPEGRTLHQRLVDIANNAQQRSPHAKIVFTGYYTAAMKDYQCIDDGFLSENDRAFLEQYVTNINNVVKSAAQDTNATYVTPPNQPDGWCSPTNERNSSYFGIPEGSLIAHPTHTGQQRMAQTIANQL
- a CDS encoding glycoside hydrolase family 25 protein, coding for MPLYGLDVSEHQNGMYLHRAQAEGYDFVIIRLCDGTYRDKVFGSHLQDAESAGLITSAYWYLRAPSEGSTIAQQVDVIDQQMGGRRDLGVWIDVESVSRNHQLLLTGDDVWAAKRELESRGYHVPGIYSGAWYWENMPGGEPSMDGLGALWVSNYGSNGYGTAAQLYPGDTDRRWNYPLGNHAPDILQYGSNCYAAGYPGVVDVNAYRGSHDELRHLFTGN
- the arsD gene encoding arsenite efflux transporter metallochaperone ArsD, coding for MRQIDVYEPALCCSSGLCGTDVDQALVDFNAALTTLEKEGITVTRHNLASAPTDFATCEPVRAYVEVAGTDGLPVTVVDGTIVATGSYPQVDQLRQFAGVSPEEKTTLPVVDSGCCGESGCC